From one Thermatribacter velox genomic stretch:
- the rpiB gene encoding ribose 5-phosphate isomerase B, with protein sequence MKIALGADHAGYRYKEAIKEKLQEAGHEVVDFGTSDEQPMGTAPFAQKVARAVVLGECDRGILVCGTGGGMSVCANRYPGVRAVLCFNEFTAKMARAHNDANILVMGSRVTPLEEALRFVDIFLNTPFDGGKYAERLRYLEEVEKDVFQLLKEKFS encoded by the coding sequence ATGAAGATTGCTCTGGGTGCAGATCATGCCGGATACAGGTATAAGGAAGCCATTAAAGAAAAGCTTCAGGAAGCAGGTCATGAGGTGGTGGATTTTGGAACCAGTGATGAGCAGCCGATGGGAACAGCTCCTTTTGCTCAAAAAGTAGCCCGTGCAGTGGTTCTGGGTGAATGCGACCGTGGTATTCTGGTCTGTGGCACTGGTGGTGGTATGTCGGTTTGCGCTAATCGTTATCCCGGAGTAAGAGCGGTACTTTGCTTTAACGAGTTCACTGCAAAAATGGCTCGGGCGCACAACGATGCCAACATTCTGGTTATGGGCTCCCGGGTTACTCCTCTTGAAGAAGCACTGCGGTTTGTGGATATTTTTTTAAATACTCCTTTTGATGGTGGCAAATATGCCGAACGCCTGCGTTACCTGGAAGAGGTAGAAAAAGACGTTTTTCAGCTATTAAAAGAAAAATTTTCCTGA
- a CDS encoding sugar-binding transcriptional regulator produces the protein MTKIEEDLMVRIAWLHYQEGITLSEIADRFGLSRPKVTRLLDKARRSKIVRFLIEAPNAHLLSLEEELKKVFLLEDAVVVPSSEEKDVAYENVGKGGAIYLYRVLRKGDLVGVGWGSTLRYMADNLIPKEEVYDVRFVSLAGGLTVGSFMNPYNIGERLASVYRGECYYIHAPNVVESPELREFYLAERVNRKTFEMAKNARLSFLGIGVVHPQFSTYIKTGFIDTQDMEIIRRMGGVGDIFGQFYDIEGNMLDLEIHRRTIAVSPLELRNMPNVIGLAGGVRKVEAILGAIRGRFIKILITDELTALKLLEVA, from the coding sequence ATGACCAAAATCGAAGAAGACTTGATGGTTCGTATTGCCTGGTTGCACTATCAGGAAGGCATTACCTTGAGCGAAATAGCCGATCGTTTTGGCTTATCTCGACCTAAGGTTACCAGGTTGCTTGATAAAGCCAGGCGTAGCAAGATAGTGCGCTTTCTGATAGAAGCTCCTAATGCTCATCTTTTGTCTCTGGAAGAAGAACTCAAAAAAGTTTTTTTGCTCGAAGATGCTGTGGTTGTGCCCTCTTCTGAGGAAAAAGATGTAGCATATGAAAACGTAGGAAAGGGTGGCGCCATCTATCTCTATAGAGTTCTTCGCAAAGGCGATCTGGTTGGTGTTGGTTGGGGAAGTACCTTACGTTATATGGCTGATAACCTTATTCCCAAAGAAGAAGTCTATGATGTTCGCTTCGTTAGTTTAGCAGGCGGGCTTACGGTTGGCTCTTTTATGAACCCTTACAATATTGGAGAGCGTTTGGCCAGCGTTTATCGTGGAGAGTGTTATTATATACATGCTCCCAACGTTGTTGAATCTCCAGAACTTCGAGAATTTTACCTTGCAGAAAGGGTGAATCGTAAAACTTTTGAAATGGCGAAGAATGCTCGTTTGTCTTTTCTTGGTATTGGTGTAGTGCATCCGCAGTTTTCTACCTATATAAAGACTGGTTTTATAGATACGCAAGACATGGAGATTATCAGAAGAATGGGTGGAGTGGGTGATATATTTGGACAATTTTATGATATCGAGGGAAATATGCTGGATCTCGAGATTCACAGACGCACTATTGCTGTTTCTCCACTGGAATTGCGTAACATGCCGAATGTTATAGGTCTTGCAGGTGGTGTACGCAAAGTTGAGGCTATCCTTGGAGCAATTCGTGGGCGGTTTATTAAAATTCTGATTACTGATGAACTGACAGCTTTGAAATTGCTCGAAGTGGCATAA
- a CDS encoding FadR/GntR family transcriptional regulator, whose protein sequence is MNDKNKVFRPVGNLSLLRLTLERIEESLLSRQLKPGDWLPPQSELCNMLGVSRSTVREALRMLEAIGIVKTVRGKGTYIPEKPSGENLNPLIFSFLLESSSSEDIFEFRAVIEPVLTALAAQKATEEDFNRLRKILADLKEALNKKYPTDELAKKDMAFHKAIFACCKNPYLEKIGVVALKLFRNSIARSITIDPLSAITDHENILKAMESKDASKIHSVVLSILEGWKKRAFET, encoded by the coding sequence ATGAATGACAAAAACAAAGTTTTCCGCCCAGTAGGTAATCTATCCCTGTTGAGATTAACGCTGGAGCGCATTGAGGAATCGCTTTTGTCCCGCCAGCTCAAGCCTGGTGATTGGCTTCCTCCCCAAAGTGAGCTCTGCAATATGCTGGGTGTTAGCAGAAGCACAGTTCGAGAAGCTTTGAGAATGTTGGAAGCAATCGGCATTGTTAAAACAGTGCGTGGTAAAGGAACCTACATACCTGAAAAACCTTCTGGAGAAAATTTGAATCCCCTGATTTTCTCTTTTCTTTTAGAAAGCAGCTCCAGCGAAGATATTTTTGAATTCCGGGCCGTCATAGAACCTGTTCTCACCGCTTTAGCAGCCCAAAAAGCAACTGAAGAAGATTTTAATCGCCTGAGAAAAATACTGGCAGACTTAAAAGAAGCTCTCAATAAGAAGTACCCGACCGATGAATTAGCTAAAAAAGATATGGCTTTCCACAAAGCTATTTTCGCTTGTTGCAAGAACCCTTACCTTGAAAAAATAGGTGTTGTAGCCCTTAAACTTTTCAGAAATTCCATTGCTCGCTCGATTACAATAGACCCTCTGAGCGCTATAACTGACCATGAAAATATTCTAAAAGCGATGGAAAGCAAAGATGCATCAAAGATACACAGCGTAGTGCTTTCTATCCTTGAAGGATGGAAAAAGAGAGCCTTTGAAACATAA